A window of Acidobacteriota bacterium genomic DNA:
CTCCAGCACAACAAAGCCACCCGAGAAGGCTTCCGATGCCCCTGAGATTGGACCTGCGCCGGACGGCTCGGATCCTTCGAGAGGGCCTTCCCACCCCCCTTCGACCGTTCTCGTCGAGCTGAGAAGAGTGGAGCGCTAGGGAAGTTGAAACAACACCCGCCAAGGATAAGAATTGCTATCTGCGGGGGATGTCGCTTCAATAAACGATGGCAGCGACAGTCTGACGTTGACTCCAATTTCGTTACGTCTTCGGAGAACGGTTGCCACCAGGTCCCACTGCTCGGGCGTTGGTATCAGCCGCACGTCGCCGTTGGTGGCGATGCGCTGGCCGTGGAGAATCATCTCCATGGCTGTGTTCTTTTGGTCAACGAACACCGGATGGTACATACTGTCGTAGAGAAATAGGCTAAAACCTTGCGTGTCGAGGTAATTCTTGTCGGTCACCTTCATGGCAAAATCGGCGCCGAACAGGCTTGGGCAGGAGCTCAGGGCCAAGAGGAGACATACTCTGATTCGAATGATGAGACTGTATCTGCGGATCATGTTTTCAAGACAGACTCGAGATTAGCGTTGAGCTACTTCCTGTTTAGTGGACGCCTTCTCGTGAAAGAGCCGTGGGGCGAAATCCTTCAGATCGCGACGCCATGTCTGCCATTCATGATCCGTGCCTGATGATTCGTAAAAGATGTGCGGAATGTTTGCTTCGTCTAAAGACGAATGCAGCCGTAAGAGTCCTGCACGCATTCTCTCAGGCTCTTTAGTACCTACACCAACCCAAAGAAGATGTACTTTCTTTGTAAAGGCAGCAGGATCGGAAAATACTCCGTTGTAATCCGTTTTGGGATCTAGTTTTCTATCTCCCATCACTAGCATCCCGCCAGCGCCACTGAATCCGCCGATATAGGAGAAGAGATCCAGATGGTCGAGCGTAACTTGGAATGTCTGCATGCCTCCCATAGATAGACCGGCCATCGCACGATGATCGCGATCCGCAATCGTTCGGAAGGTTGAATCAATGTAGGGGATGATAGCCTGTGTCATATCATCTTCGAACGCCGCGGACATGTCCCGCATGGCTTTCATCATTTCCGGCGAGCCAAACGGTTTCCCGGTGAGATCGGGTGGAGCTTGTCCCGCGCGCCGAGCGTACCCGTATGCCATCACCACGATCATCGGCTTGCAACTCTTAGCCGCGATGAGATTGTCCAAAATGAAATTTGCGTGACCCTGCCGAATCCATCCGGTTTCGTCTTCCCCACCACCGTGCTGGAGGTAGAGCACCGGATAACGCACTTTCGTTTGCGCGTCGTACTTCGGCGGTAGATAGATAAGCGCGTGCCGCCAGGTTCCCGTGACTTTGGAGTTGTACCAGACCTCGCGAACCTGCCCGTGAGGTACATCTTCGGGTAAGTAATAAGTGCTGCCCGGCTCGGGAACCTCCACCGCACTTGCATATCTGCCTCCACCAAAAAATGCCTGACTATTGGTGTCGCTGGCATCAGCCCCATCGATGTTCAACGTGTAGTAGTGCAGACCGGGAACGAGAGGTTCAGTCGTGAATGTCCAGAATCCGTCTGACTGTTTCTCCATATCCACTTTGGGCCCGCTCCAGAAGTTGAGGCGTACCTTTGCGGCATCGGGAGCCTTCACACGGATTTGCACTCTTCCTGCACTATCAACTTTCGGGTATTCCGCTCTCCACACATTGGTGGCAGCGGGGTGAAAATCGCTGGGCTCCTGTGCCCAGCAAAGGCTCGCGAACAAAACTATGAATATCCCAACCTGCCTCATTTGCCTCATCTCCTCTTTATGTGGTTTATGTGGATCTCGCGCTCAATCCTACTCAGGCAATGCATACTGGCCGTCAACGTGGAAATGAGCCGTCGCGCCAGGCGCTCCCGTATCGGGCTGGCCACCACCGATGCTGAGGGTGTAGTCCCCTTGCGCGATGATGGGATTCCCTTCCTCAGTGACCATGCCGAGGTCACGCGGCTTCAGCTCGAAGTGCACCTTTTGACTCGCGCCAGCATCGAAGTGGATGCGTTGGAATCCACGGAGAGCGACGCGGGGAGCTCCCTTAATTGCCGGAAAGTCGAGATAGAGTTGCACGACCTCGTCTCCCGCAACCTTGCCGGTGTTGGTCACAGTCACATCGGCGCCCAAGGGCTTTCCCGCAGCAACGCTCTGCTCAGTTAGGCTCAGGTCGCCGTAACTGAACTTCGTGTAGCTGAGGCCGTAACCGAACGGATAAAGCGGCTTGCCGGCGAAGTAGCGGTAGGTCCGATTCGCCATACCGTAGTCTTCGAAGTTGGGCAGCTGGTCCACGCCGGTGTAGAACGTAAGCGGAAGCCGGCCTGCTGGGTTGTTTTTTCCGCTCAGCGTCTCAGCCACTGCCGCGCCACCTTCTTCCCCGGGATACCACGCCTCAAGAACGGCATTGGCATGTTCGTTGATCCAGTTCACAGCCAAGGCACTCCCATTCATGAGAACGACCGCCAGGGGCTTGCCGGTGGCAGCAATACCTTCAACAAGCTCTTCTTCCGGCTGAGGAAGATCGATGCTGGTGCGATCTCCGCCGAGGAATCCAGGTTCGTTGACCGGCATCTCTTCGCCCTCAAGTTGGCTGGTGATTCCAACCACGGCGATGATGGCATCGGCATTCTTCGCCGCCGCAATTGCCTCCGACGGAACCCCATTTATCGCCTTGGCCCAAATCAGTTCCGCATGCGGCGCGCTGTTTCTGGTTCCGTACGAGATCTCGAGCCCGACCTTGTGTCCCTTCTCAAGGTGGACACGACCTACGCCCGCTGCGAGTCCGCGCGTGCCACCGCCGAAAGCCGTCGCTACCTGCTTGCCATTAACTATCAGCCTCCCGAATCCTTGGCAGCGCATGCCAAGGAGGAAATCGCCCGTCTCCGTGGGGGTGAGAAATCCTGACCATTGCACGCCGAAGGTTTTCTTCCCGGCAATCTCTGCCGGCAGATTGCTGTCGGTGAGCTTTACGTTGGCCTCGGTGCGGCTGACGATCGGCTTGGTGTTCGCTCCGGGGGCAAGTTGCCCTCTCGGCATACCTTCGTTGTACTCAGCCTTCAGCCCGGGTTTGCCATCTGGCGTGGTCAGGACACTGTCAGGCACTGGGCTTCCATCCGTGCGAAGGAACTGCGTTCCGGGAACGAAGGTGATGGTTGTATTGGGGAACTCAGCATGGAGCCCGTCGAGGATGGAGACAATATGCGTGGGCTGACCGGCATAGTTTCCAATGAGCGGTCTTGTCTGGTCAGCGAGAGGACCGACGACGGCGATCTTCTTGATCTCCGGCTTCAGGGGAAGAAGGCCGTCGTTCTTCAGCAGAACCATGGACTCATTCGCGAGCCTGCGCGCATGCGCGCGATGTTCCGCGCTGTCAAGTTCCTTCTCGTCGATCTTTGTGTAGGGCACCATGTCGGGAGGGTCGAACATGCCGAGTTTGATTCGCGCGGTGAAGAGGCGAATGAGCGCTGTGTCGAGAACGCTTTCCGGCAGATAACCCTGTTGAACGGCATCGATGTACGCTTTTTCAACCGGATCGCCGAAACGCGAAGTAAATGTGACGCATTCGTTGTCCATGCCGCGAATGACAGAGATTGCCGCGCCCT
This region includes:
- a CDS encoding esterase — encoded protein: MRQVGIFIVLFASLCWAQEPSDFHPAATNVWRAEYPKVDSAGRVQIRVKAPDAAKVRLNFWSGPKVDMEKQSDGFWTFTTEPLVPGLHYYTLNIDGADASDTNSQAFFGGGRYASAVEVPEPGSTYYLPEDVPHGQVREVWYNSKVTGTWRHALIYLPPKYDAQTKVRYPVLYLQHGGGEDETGWIRQGHANFILDNLIAAKSCKPMIVVMAYGYARRAGQAPPDLTGKPFGSPEMMKAMRDMSAAFEDDMTQAIIPYIDSTFRTIADRDHRAMAGLSMGGMQTFQVTLDHLDLFSYIGGFSGAGGMLVMGDRKLDPKTDYNGVFSDPAAFTKKVHLLWVGVGTKEPERMRAGLLRLHSSLDEANIPHIFYESSGTDHEWQTWRRDLKDFAPRLFHEKASTKQEVAQR
- a CDS encoding beta-glucosidase; this encodes MNHLGKFILAVLTTCIAFLTSTSIAQDSSNLPYMNPKLSPEQRASDLVHRMTLAEKASQMQNNSAAVARLKIPAYQWWSEALHGVINERVTEYPEPIGLAATFDAPGIHTMAGQIGIEGRIKHVQNAREGHTGIMGGLDFWSPNLNIFRDPRWGRGQETYGEDPFLTGQMGVAYVTGLQGDDPKYYLAIATPKHYAVHSGPEPTRHFADVDVSKHDQVDTYQPAFRAAVVEGKAGSVMCAYNAINGQPACANEYLLQDQLRGKWGFQGYVVSDCDAVRDVAANHRYRPTQAQGAAISVIRGMDNECVTFTSRFGDPVEKAYIDAVQQGYLPESVLDTALIRLFTARIKLGMFDPPDMVPYTKIDEKELDSAEHRAHARRLANESMVLLKNDGLLPLKPEIKKIAVVGPLADQTRPLIGNYAGQPTHIVSILDGLHAEFPNTTITFVPGTQFLRTDGSPVPDSVLTTPDGKPGLKAEYNEGMPRGQLAPGANTKPIVSRTEANVKLTDSNLPAEIAGKKTFGVQWSGFLTPTETGDFLLGMRCQGFGRLIVNGKQVATAFGGGTRGLAAGVGRVHLEKGHKVGLEISYGTRNSAPHAELIWAKAINGVPSEAIAAAKNADAIIAVVGITSQLEGEEMPVNEPGFLGGDRTSIDLPQPEEELVEGIAATGKPLAVVLMNGSALAVNWINEHANAVLEAWYPGEEGGAAVAETLSGKNNPAGRLPLTFYTGVDQLPNFEDYGMANRTYRYFAGKPLYPFGYGLSYTKFSYGDLSLTEQSVAAGKPLGADVTVTNTGKVAGDEVVQLYLDFPAIKGAPRVALRGFQRIHFDAGASQKVHFELKPRDLGMVTEEGNPIIAQGDYTLSIGGGQPDTGAPGATAHFHVDGQYALPE